In the genome of Aptenodytes patagonicus chromosome 18, bAptPat1.pri.cur, whole genome shotgun sequence, one region contains:
- the FKBP15 gene encoding FK506-binding protein 15 isoform X4, translating to MFGAEEDDADFLSPASGARLASLFGLDQTVSSHGNEFFQYTAPKQPKKGQTAAAGQAAQKAPVAPAASGAPSVFVATAVHAYRYTNGRYLKQGKYGAAVVGNHATKEYRILLYISQQQQIATARIHPGFILTVQPNNYSAFYDDERQNWSIMFESEKAAMDFSKQVCIAKCNSSPVLDSVLYQDLLLGEGQGVEAGDSLEIAYTGWLFQNNGLGQVFDSNVNKDKLLRLKLGSGKVIKGWEEGMMGMKKGGRRYLIIPPAWAYGAQGVAGRVPPDSTLVFEVEVRRVKLVKECSGSDGHSVSSRDSPAPSPVPNSDGFSADTGLLPPSTIPPKPGEPAVRAKSNSISEQLANPDVAKAKLISRMAKMGQPMLPFLAGTAGSQLDSSDSEIEDPNTLRGTAQPVASSSTRQSQPAHAVLPTVSTQVPQASGSTPPVSSAALIPATIQPHSAVPGGAQGFQAYPGMAFAYTQTAASASQLQPVGQMYPTPYQAPGDVTSFLMTEARQHNTEIRMAVSKVVDKMDHLAAKVEELKKQNTGNSSLLPGISSVTMETSMIMSNIQRIIQENERLKQEIFEKSSRIEEQNEKISELIERNQRYVEQSNLLMEQRNHSLQTTNENTQARVLHAEQEKAKVAEELAAATAQVSQLQLELTAHQKKEMDLRKQLSAALQEAERHETQLNKLQAQLAELQEASEDTRTRFKAEKQSRKQLDMKITALEEELTDLKVEKDTLERNLAERKKKSLSERAQAEEEMEEIRRSHQQELDKLRQLLKKARTSTDQAAAEQLSLIQAELESQWEAKCERTLASAKEQHVRQYQEVCEQRDSLQQQLSQLEEKLAALKHSKKAEEQKLSEFQQRLEQLEPIKEKYSALQSDTVVLKARYEERIRDLEKDQDRSSPADFTEEVKKIMNGVFQSLRGEFELEEIYSGRTVLGVVMNTIKTVTLQLLSRQQEKPDHDSKKEESGTGAARREGSPGTKTDHEEPMRHSPAQSVAFPAGPGEAPTGSTVSDQEGESAPLSARPRTPEEEQATQSSGVSEEEKVQGEHLSSVAESCLDPDKGPVLAGQPVPKVDEDFVPAEQRQESSPVRKAETERSPSRVSLQAEVAEPSVLEAKPGEADVAVLPEKPAAEQKAEEPVGGLEPPPLNGEGGNCADPSDGASSEKEPASVSNTAEPSSAIIRETPGQQEVGSSPRQKDSSLFEDDNFFETASHKPVKPRVSSEEEDEEEVSMKGRPPPAPLFGDDDDDDLDWLG from the exons ATGTTCGGGGCGGAGGAGGACGACGCGGACTTCCTGTCGCCTGCCAGCGG CGCTAGGTTGGCCTCTCTCTTTGGTCTGGATCAAACAGTCTCAAGCCACGGAAATGAATTCTTCCAGTACACTGCACCAAAGCAGCCTAAGAAGGGTCAAACAGCAGCTG CAGGTCAGGCAGCCCAGAAGGCTCCTGTGGCCCCAGCAGCTTCAGGAGCACCGTCAGTGTTCGTGGCCACTGCGGTTCATGCTTATCGATA TACAAATGGGCGGTACTTGAAGCAAGGCAAGTATGGAGCCGCTGTAGTGGGGAACCATGCTACTAAAGAG TACAGGATCCTCCTTTACATCAGTCAGCAGCAACAGATCGCAACTGCAAGGATCCATCCAGGCTTCATACTCACG GTTCAACCCAACAATTACAGTGCTTTCTATGATGATGAGAGACAAAACTGGTCCATCATGTTTGAGTCAGAAAAGGCAGCAATGGATTTCAGTAAACAG GTATGCATTGCCAAATGCAACAGCTCCCCAGTGCTCGATTCAGTCCTCTACCAGGATCTCCTTCTCGGAGAAGGGCAGGGAGTAGAAGCAGGAGACTCTCTGGAGATTGCTTATACGGGTTGGCTGTTCCAGAACAACGGGCTTGGACAG GTGTTTGACTCAAATGTTAACAAAGACAAGCTGTTGCGGCTAAAGCTGGGATCTGGGAAGGTCATCAAG GGCTGGGAAGAAGGAATGATGGGGATGAAGAAAGGAGGACGAAGATATCTCATTATTCCTCCGGCATGGGCCTACGGGGCTCAGGGAGTGGCTGGCCGTGTCCCTCCAGACTCTACTTTAGTTTTTGAGGTGGAAGTTAGGCGG GTGAAGTTGGTAAAGGAATGCTCTGGTTCGGATGGACATAGTGTTAGTTCAAGGGATTCTCCTGCACCTTCTCCGGTACCCAATTCAGATGGCTTCTCCGCAGACACTGGTTTATTGCCTCCATCTACGATACCTCCAAAACCTGG GGAGCCAGCTGTTCGGGCCAAGTCAAACTCCATCAGTGAACAGCTAGCA AATCCAGATGTGGCAAAGGCAAAGCTAATTTCTCGGATGGCTAAAATGGGACAACCCATGCTGCCTTTCCTTGCCGGGACAGCAGGTAGTCAGCTTGACTCCAGTGACTCGGAAATAGAG GATCCAAATACACTGAGAGGGACAGCGCAACCAGTGGCTTCCTCTTCCACGAGACAATCACAGCCAGCTCATGCAGTACTGCCCACAGTGTCAACACAAG taCCTCAAGCATCTGGTTCTACACCCCCGGTATCTTCTGCTGCTTTAATACCTGCAACGATCCAGCCCCATTCAGCTGTGCCTGGAGGAGCACAGGGTTTTCAG GCATATCCAGGAATGGCATTTGCTTACACCCAAACTGCTGCATCTGCTTCTCAACTCCAGCCTGTAGGACAGATGTATCCCACACCTTACCAAG CACCCGGGGATGTTACTTCTTTTTTGATGACAGAAGCTCGGCAGCATAACACTGAAATCCGAATGGCCGTTAGCAAAGTAGTAGATAAAATGGACCACCTGGCTGCCAAG GTAGAGGAGTTGAAGAAACAGAACACTGGTAACAGCTCACTACTGCCTGGTATCTCCTCTGTTACTATGGAAACCTCCATGATCATGAGCAATATCCAACGCATAATCCAG GAGAATGAGAGACTGAAGCAAGAGATATTTGAGAAGAGCAGTCGGATTGAGGAGCAGAATGAGAAGATCAGCGAGTTGATTGAGCGGAATCAGAG ATACGTCGAACAAAGTAACTTGCTAATGGAGCAGAGGAACCATTCACTgcaaacaacaaatgaaaacacacaggCAAGAGTGTTGCATGCAGAACAGGAGAAG GCCAAAGTTGCAGAGGAGTTAGCAGCTGCCACAGCACAGgtttcccagctgcagctggagctgacTGCCCACCAGAAGAAGGAAATGGACCTGCGGAAACAGCTGTCTGCTGCCCTGCAAGAGGCAGAGCGACATGAGACGCAGCTCAACAAACTGCAAGCACAGTTAGCAG AGCTCCAAGAAGCCTCTGAGGACACTCGGACTAGATTCAAAGCTGAGAAGCAGAGCCGCAAACAGCTGGACATGAAGATTACAGCATTGGAAGAAGAGCTAACAGACCTAAAAGTGGAAAAGGACACTCTTGAAAGG AATCttgcagagaggaagaagaaatcccTCTCAGAGAGAGCCCAAgcagaggaagagatggaagaaataCGCAGATCACATCAGCAGGAACTGGACAAGCTTCGACAGTTGCTGAAAAAGGCACGGACTTCGACTgaccaggcagcagcagagcag CTATCACTCATCCAGGCAGAGCTGGAATCCCAGTGGGAAGCCAAATGTGAACGTACGTTGGCCTCGGCCAAGGAGCAGCATGTTAGACAGTACCAGGAGGTGTGTGAGCAGAGAGattccctgcagcagcagctgtcccagctggAAGAGAAG CTTGCAGCTCTAAAACACTcgaaaaaagcagaggagcaaaaaTTGTCTGAGTTTCAGCAACGTTTGGAGCAACTAGAGCCTATCAAAGAAAAG TATTCAGCCTTGCAGTCTGATACTGTGGTGCTGAAGGCTCGCTATGAAGAACGCATCCGAGACCTGGAGAAGGATCAGGACAGATCTTCACCTGCAGACTTCACAGAAGAA GTAAAGAAGATAATGAATGGTGTATTTCAGTCTCTTCGGGGTGAATTTGAGCTGGAAGAGATATACAGTGGCAGGACGGTGCTGGGTGTTGTCATGAACACTATTAAG ACTGTaacactgcagctactcagcaggcagcaggagaaacCAGATCATGACAGTAAAAAGGAGGAATCTGGAACAGGAGCAGCGAGACGGGAGGGATCACCTGGAACAAAGACTGACCACGAAGAGCCCATGAGGCATAGCCCAGCACAGAGTGTTGCGTTTCCAGCTGGTCCTGGGGAAGCACCCACAGGCTCCACGGTGTCTGACCAGGAAGGCGAGTCTGCTCCTCTGTCTGCCAGGCCCAGAACTCCTGAGGAGGAGCAGGCGACACAGAGCAGTGGGGTGTCAGAAGAGGAGAAGGTCCAGGGGGAGCATCTCTCTTCCGTAGCTGAATCCTGCCTGGATCCTGATAAGGGGCCTGTACTTGCAGGACAGCCTGTTCCCAAGGTGGATGAGGACTTTGTCCCAGCTGAGCAAAGGCAGGAGAGCAGTCCTGTCAGGAAAGCTGAGACTGAACGCAGCCCCTCCAGAGTATCTTTGCAGGCAGAAGTTGCAGAACCTTCTGTTCTCGAAGCCAAGCCAGGAGAAGCGGATGTGGCAGTGCTTCCAGAAAAGCCAGCTGCGGAGCAGAAGGCAGAGGAGCCTGTGGGAGGTTTAGAGCCCCCTCCCTTAAATGGTGAGGGAGGGAACTGCGCAGACCCATCAGATGGAGCTAGCTCTGAGAAGGAACCTGCTTCAGTATCCAACACCGCAGAGCCGAGCTCAGCTATCATCAGAGAGACCCCAGGACAGCAGGAAGTGGGCTCCAGCCCCAGGCAAAAAGATTCCAG CCTCTTTGAGGATGACAACTTCTTTGAAACAGCATCTCATAAACCAGTGAAGCCTCGAGTTTCCtctgaagaggaggatgaggaggaagtg AGCATGAAGGGGCGTCCCCCTCCAGCTCCGCTCTTTGGTGATGATGACGACGATGATCTGGACTGGCTGGGATGA
- the FKBP15 gene encoding FK506-binding protein 15 isoform X1 has protein sequence MFGAEEDDADFLSPASGARLASLFGLDQTVSSHGNEFFQYTAPKQPKKGQTAAAGQAAQKAPVAPAASGAPSVFVATAVHAYRYTNGRYLKQGKYGAAVVGNHATKEYRILLYISQQQQIATARIHPGFILTVQPNNYSAFYDDERQNWSIMFESEKAAMDFSKQVCIAKCNSSPVLDSVLYQDLLLGEGQGVEAGDSLEIAYTGWLFQNNGLGQVFDSNVNKDKLLRLKLGSGKVIKGWEEGMMGMKKGGRRYLIIPPAWAYGAQGVAGRVPPDSTLVFEVEVRRVKLVKECSGSDGHSVSSRDSPAPSPVPNSDGFSADTGLLPPSTIPPKPGEPAVRAKSNSISEQLANPDVAKAKLISRMAKMGQPMLPFLAGTAGSQLDSSDSEIEDPNTLRGTAQPVASSSTRQSQPAHAVLPTVSTQVPQASGSTPPVSSAALIPATIQPHSAVPGGAQGFQAYPGMAFAYTQTAASASQLQPVGQMYPTPYQAPGDVTSFLMTEARQHNTEIRMAVSKVVDKMDHLAAKVEELKKQNTGNSSLLPGISSVTMETSMIMSNIQRIIQENERLKQEIFEKSSRIEEQNEKISELIERNQRYVEQSNLLMEQRNHSLQTTNENTQARVLHAEQEKHMLPVDRGWDQAKVAEELAAATAQVSQLQLELTAHQKKEMDLRKQLSAALQEAERHETQLNKLQAQLAELQEASEDTRTRFKAEKQSRKQLDMKITALEEELTDLKVEKDTLERNLAERKKKSLSERAQAEEEMEEIRRSHQQELDKLRQLLKKARTSTDQAAAEQLSLIQAELESQWEAKCERTLASAKEQHVRQYQEVCEQRDSLQQQLSQLEEKLAALKHSKKAEEQKLSEFQQRLEQLEPIKEKYSALQSDTVVLKARYEERIRDLEKDQDRSSPADFTEEVKKIMNGVFQSLRGEFELEEIYSGRTVLGVVMNTIKTVTLQLLSRQQEKPDHDSKKEESGTGAARREGSPGTKTDHEEPMRHSPAQSVAFPAGPGEAPTGSTVSDQEGESAPLSARPRTPEEEQATQSSGVSEEEKVQGEHLSSVAESCLDPDKGPVLAGQPVPKVDEDFVPAEQRQESSPVRKAETERSPSRVSLQAEVAEPSVLEAKPGEADVAVLPEKPAAEQKAEEPVGGLEPPPLNGEGGNCADPSDGASSEKEPASVSNTAEPSSAIIRETPGQQEVGSSPRQKDSSLFEDDNFFETASHKPVKPRVSSEEEDEEEVSMKGRPPPAPLFGDDDDDDLDWLG, from the exons ATGTTCGGGGCGGAGGAGGACGACGCGGACTTCCTGTCGCCTGCCAGCGG CGCTAGGTTGGCCTCTCTCTTTGGTCTGGATCAAACAGTCTCAAGCCACGGAAATGAATTCTTCCAGTACACTGCACCAAAGCAGCCTAAGAAGGGTCAAACAGCAGCTG CAGGTCAGGCAGCCCAGAAGGCTCCTGTGGCCCCAGCAGCTTCAGGAGCACCGTCAGTGTTCGTGGCCACTGCGGTTCATGCTTATCGATA TACAAATGGGCGGTACTTGAAGCAAGGCAAGTATGGAGCCGCTGTAGTGGGGAACCATGCTACTAAAGAG TACAGGATCCTCCTTTACATCAGTCAGCAGCAACAGATCGCAACTGCAAGGATCCATCCAGGCTTCATACTCACG GTTCAACCCAACAATTACAGTGCTTTCTATGATGATGAGAGACAAAACTGGTCCATCATGTTTGAGTCAGAAAAGGCAGCAATGGATTTCAGTAAACAG GTATGCATTGCCAAATGCAACAGCTCCCCAGTGCTCGATTCAGTCCTCTACCAGGATCTCCTTCTCGGAGAAGGGCAGGGAGTAGAAGCAGGAGACTCTCTGGAGATTGCTTATACGGGTTGGCTGTTCCAGAACAACGGGCTTGGACAG GTGTTTGACTCAAATGTTAACAAAGACAAGCTGTTGCGGCTAAAGCTGGGATCTGGGAAGGTCATCAAG GGCTGGGAAGAAGGAATGATGGGGATGAAGAAAGGAGGACGAAGATATCTCATTATTCCTCCGGCATGGGCCTACGGGGCTCAGGGAGTGGCTGGCCGTGTCCCTCCAGACTCTACTTTAGTTTTTGAGGTGGAAGTTAGGCGG GTGAAGTTGGTAAAGGAATGCTCTGGTTCGGATGGACATAGTGTTAGTTCAAGGGATTCTCCTGCACCTTCTCCGGTACCCAATTCAGATGGCTTCTCCGCAGACACTGGTTTATTGCCTCCATCTACGATACCTCCAAAACCTGG GGAGCCAGCTGTTCGGGCCAAGTCAAACTCCATCAGTGAACAGCTAGCA AATCCAGATGTGGCAAAGGCAAAGCTAATTTCTCGGATGGCTAAAATGGGACAACCCATGCTGCCTTTCCTTGCCGGGACAGCAGGTAGTCAGCTTGACTCCAGTGACTCGGAAATAGAG GATCCAAATACACTGAGAGGGACAGCGCAACCAGTGGCTTCCTCTTCCACGAGACAATCACAGCCAGCTCATGCAGTACTGCCCACAGTGTCAACACAAG taCCTCAAGCATCTGGTTCTACACCCCCGGTATCTTCTGCTGCTTTAATACCTGCAACGATCCAGCCCCATTCAGCTGTGCCTGGAGGAGCACAGGGTTTTCAG GCATATCCAGGAATGGCATTTGCTTACACCCAAACTGCTGCATCTGCTTCTCAACTCCAGCCTGTAGGACAGATGTATCCCACACCTTACCAAG CACCCGGGGATGTTACTTCTTTTTTGATGACAGAAGCTCGGCAGCATAACACTGAAATCCGAATGGCCGTTAGCAAAGTAGTAGATAAAATGGACCACCTGGCTGCCAAG GTAGAGGAGTTGAAGAAACAGAACACTGGTAACAGCTCACTACTGCCTGGTATCTCCTCTGTTACTATGGAAACCTCCATGATCATGAGCAATATCCAACGCATAATCCAG GAGAATGAGAGACTGAAGCAAGAGATATTTGAGAAGAGCAGTCGGATTGAGGAGCAGAATGAGAAGATCAGCGAGTTGATTGAGCGGAATCAGAG ATACGTCGAACAAAGTAACTTGCTAATGGAGCAGAGGAACCATTCACTgcaaacaacaaatgaaaacacacaggCAAGAGTGTTGCATGCAGAACAGGAGAAG CACATGCTGCCAGTGGATCGGGGCTGGGACCAG GCCAAAGTTGCAGAGGAGTTAGCAGCTGCCACAGCACAGgtttcccagctgcagctggagctgacTGCCCACCAGAAGAAGGAAATGGACCTGCGGAAACAGCTGTCTGCTGCCCTGCAAGAGGCAGAGCGACATGAGACGCAGCTCAACAAACTGCAAGCACAGTTAGCAG AGCTCCAAGAAGCCTCTGAGGACACTCGGACTAGATTCAAAGCTGAGAAGCAGAGCCGCAAACAGCTGGACATGAAGATTACAGCATTGGAAGAAGAGCTAACAGACCTAAAAGTGGAAAAGGACACTCTTGAAAGG AATCttgcagagaggaagaagaaatcccTCTCAGAGAGAGCCCAAgcagaggaagagatggaagaaataCGCAGATCACATCAGCAGGAACTGGACAAGCTTCGACAGTTGCTGAAAAAGGCACGGACTTCGACTgaccaggcagcagcagagcag CTATCACTCATCCAGGCAGAGCTGGAATCCCAGTGGGAAGCCAAATGTGAACGTACGTTGGCCTCGGCCAAGGAGCAGCATGTTAGACAGTACCAGGAGGTGTGTGAGCAGAGAGattccctgcagcagcagctgtcccagctggAAGAGAAG CTTGCAGCTCTAAAACACTcgaaaaaagcagaggagcaaaaaTTGTCTGAGTTTCAGCAACGTTTGGAGCAACTAGAGCCTATCAAAGAAAAG TATTCAGCCTTGCAGTCTGATACTGTGGTGCTGAAGGCTCGCTATGAAGAACGCATCCGAGACCTGGAGAAGGATCAGGACAGATCTTCACCTGCAGACTTCACAGAAGAA GTAAAGAAGATAATGAATGGTGTATTTCAGTCTCTTCGGGGTGAATTTGAGCTGGAAGAGATATACAGTGGCAGGACGGTGCTGGGTGTTGTCATGAACACTATTAAG ACTGTaacactgcagctactcagcaggcagcaggagaaacCAGATCATGACAGTAAAAAGGAGGAATCTGGAACAGGAGCAGCGAGACGGGAGGGATCACCTGGAACAAAGACTGACCACGAAGAGCCCATGAGGCATAGCCCAGCACAGAGTGTTGCGTTTCCAGCTGGTCCTGGGGAAGCACCCACAGGCTCCACGGTGTCTGACCAGGAAGGCGAGTCTGCTCCTCTGTCTGCCAGGCCCAGAACTCCTGAGGAGGAGCAGGCGACACAGAGCAGTGGGGTGTCAGAAGAGGAGAAGGTCCAGGGGGAGCATCTCTCTTCCGTAGCTGAATCCTGCCTGGATCCTGATAAGGGGCCTGTACTTGCAGGACAGCCTGTTCCCAAGGTGGATGAGGACTTTGTCCCAGCTGAGCAAAGGCAGGAGAGCAGTCCTGTCAGGAAAGCTGAGACTGAACGCAGCCCCTCCAGAGTATCTTTGCAGGCAGAAGTTGCAGAACCTTCTGTTCTCGAAGCCAAGCCAGGAGAAGCGGATGTGGCAGTGCTTCCAGAAAAGCCAGCTGCGGAGCAGAAGGCAGAGGAGCCTGTGGGAGGTTTAGAGCCCCCTCCCTTAAATGGTGAGGGAGGGAACTGCGCAGACCCATCAGATGGAGCTAGCTCTGAGAAGGAACCTGCTTCAGTATCCAACACCGCAGAGCCGAGCTCAGCTATCATCAGAGAGACCCCAGGACAGCAGGAAGTGGGCTCCAGCCCCAGGCAAAAAGATTCCAG CCTCTTTGAGGATGACAACTTCTTTGAAACAGCATCTCATAAACCAGTGAAGCCTCGAGTTTCCtctgaagaggaggatgaggaggaagtg AGCATGAAGGGGCGTCCCCCTCCAGCTCCGCTCTTTGGTGATGATGACGACGATGATCTGGACTGGCTGGGATGA